Genomic DNA from Schistocerca americana isolate TAMUIC-IGC-003095 chromosome 6, iqSchAmer2.1, whole genome shotgun sequence:
tcCAATCAGAGAAGTAGGTTTCATTTgaatatttatgtattttcttaAGTTGGAGTATGGTTGGTTGTATCCATCGAAATTTGTGACCCAAAAAAAGGCTCAGATTTTTGCTTTTTTTGGAGAACAATATCTTAATTGAGTGATTTTAGCACAATAACAAGAAGGTGGTTCTGGCAGAGTGGAGAGTTGAGCTAGGACTTGCAATTTGCTTTGGGGACTCAGCTGGTACAAGCAGTGCATGTGAAAGGCACTCCTGGGTACGGGACATTTTCTTTAATGGTCAAGAAGATTCATAATGACACTCATATAAATGCTGTGTTACCCTAGCCTTGCTTAATCCATTATTACATCTATCTCAGAGACAACTTCTATTGGTCACAGCTTGTTACACACTTCATGCTTACTTTCTCTTGGTATTTTTCCTGTACCTTttctacaagaagtacattaactGTTTTCTGAAGAATTTTGGTGTGATATTATTGTATATATGCTGTTGTACTGACTTAAACTGATTGATCAGTATTTTTCATAAAATTCCGAACTGTTTCCTGGCTAGGTCAGGCATGCAACTAAATGTTGCCAAAAGTTAACTCAGTTTGAAGGACTCTTGCAAACTCAGAAATGCATTAGAATTCAGCAAGCCATAATAAATAACTAAATGATTCAGTGATGAATAAAAGATGCTGTCAGTTTGAAAAGTTTTTTTTGTCAACGCTCAGTGAAAAAAAGGGACTAAAAAATTAGGATTATGTTTGTGGCACAGAAATAAACAAAACTGACTGTAAAAAGCCAAGGCAGATTTAATTCAAAAGTGAATGACCAGGCATAGACATGCTTGTATACATTTCTGTCATGGACAAGATAAAATGTTAGTGAATGCCTCATGTTGTCTAAAATTATGACCGTAGGTGTAAACCTATCACAGATGTTTACAAGTGCCATTTTTGTGTCATGTTTCAGAATGCCATTACAAATGGGAACCGCAGTGATAAGGCTGCAGCAGATGTGAAGTCCTCTTCTTTGAGAAGTACACGTCCAAAATCAGAGAAGTCACAGGATGCTCCTGGCACTACTACTAACACAACAGAGCCTGCCCCACAAGGTAAAGAGAACATTCCAGTGCCCAACAAACCGGAGAGACCTGCCACTGATGTAAAATCCGAACAGCCGAGCAAAGCAGCTGAGCCTGAAATCATAGACTTGGTTTCCGACCAAGACTCACCGGTGAAGATTGGCAAGACTCCTGTGCCGGCACTGAAGAAGCGCAAACTGGAGATCCTGAAGGAAGGTGGCCTGGAGGTGACTGCCATTTCTTCCAGTGTGCCGGAAGCCACGGTCGGCTCAATAACGATTGTACCGGAGCGGCGGCCGTCAGTGATACAGCACGCGGCACCGGTGCCGTCAGCCGAGAACCAGGTGTCAATAACAGTGACTCCTGATGTCAGCCACATGATAGAGATGGCCAGCTCACCAAACACAGACTCAGCCTCTACGCCATCTCCATCGCCCAACTACGAGTCTGCAGGTACTGCCACCGGAGCTGCCAGCTCGCTCAACAGCCACCGTTACCTGCCCGAACTCAAGATACCTTCAGTGCAGAATCTTTATGGCAGCATGTCATCTCCTCCTCCAGCATCCTCATCTGCACATTCCAGCAGTTCTTGTGATAGCTGGACGCCTCCAAAAGTCGTGCAGTCACGCTCCATCTATGCACGCTCAGAGACTGTCATCTATGGTGACCCCAAGGACGAGATAGAACACCCCAAATACTACGTCCCTGGACGTGTGCCTCCGAGGCCACTTATACCGACCGAAGTCCTAGACCTGAGGAAGAAGGGTTCTGAGAAACCAATTGTGACTGTGAGCCGTATCCCCAATGTAGACCCTCCTTTTTCTGGACTGAGTACTCACAGCAGACCATCTCCAAAGCTGAACAACGGCCCCCAATTCTCTGTAATTGGTGGGCGGCACATTGTTGGCTCCAATTTGGAAATCACTGTAGTCGACGTGCCAAAAACCCCCGTGCAGCCCCAACCTAGACAAACCAGTCAGAGGAACACACAATCCCAAAAGAAAGGTGCATCTCAGAAATCCACGTCATCCAAAACGAACTCTAAAAGTGAGAACAGTAGGCAGAATTCTGCAAGCGACTCTCACAAGAGGAACAGTAGTTCTACCTTCAATGCAGCCCAGCTTATAATACCGAACCCGTACCTGTCGTCTACTGCAAACGGACGCAAAAACGTTGCCGAACTAGCCAGAGTTCgatcacagcagcagcagcagcagcagcaacagcagcagcagcagccacaacagaaccaccaccagcagcaagcaCAACAAAACCATCAGCAGCAGGTGCAACAACAGCAACAGTCAGTAAGGCAACAACACAAAAAGAATGTGAACTCATCTGAAGACTCTGTGTCGTACTTGCCTCCTAGCGTACAAGGCTGCAGTGTTTCCAGCTATCCACCACATGCCGAGTCAGTGAGTGGAAGCACAGCCAAATCTCCTCCCTATTTGCCAATTGTCGACCCTATGTACTACCAGTCGGTGTTTGGTGGAAGGACTCCTGCATTGTTTTCAGCGGGCCTCTTGCCACGTGTGCAGTCGTCGGCATCGACGCCGGTGTT
This window encodes:
- the LOC124619968 gene encoding AT-rich interactive domain-containing protein 5B-like, whose amino-acid sequence is MSNNSCQAELRQDEVLAISEKVVLRAADLLERIITEEARWERGLSAVYQPGCPPPAPPLLVSRTVLDFQDVNREKQALGSPDEEECAVVVLSFPRYCRYRGILKRLEGVASQWLHNALVVALGGFAVPRRNTRVLFCKDTFDYPDLEGHELLCNHLAPNLKGRPRRKRKKRSLSPGGSESNESESSLSTVSSSATRGRPGVRNGIADPGRALAVTRRSGRLASSPEERDFLAKLHSFMRMRDTPISRVPHLGFKEIDLFAFFTKVQKLGGYNAVTANKMWKPIYDELGGDQGNTSAATYTRRHYERLLLPYEKSVKEIPSKQASNRQLVKLKAIKPAEKKEVTIVQSKQTDTKNAITNGNRSDKAAADVKSSSLRSTRPKSEKSQDAPGTTTNTTEPAPQGKENIPVPNKPERPATDVKSEQPSKAAEPEIIDLVSDQDSPVKIGKTPVPALKKRKLEILKEGGLEVTAISSSVPEATVGSITIVPERRPSVIQHAAPVPSAENQVSITVTPDVSHMIEMASSPNTDSASTPSPSPNYESAGTATGAASSLNSHRYLPELKIPSVQNLYGSMSSPPPASSSAHSSSSCDSWTPPKVVQSRSIYARSETVIYGDPKDEIEHPKYYVPGRVPPRPLIPTEVLDLRKKGSEKPIVTVSRIPNVDPPFSGLSTHSRPSPKLNNGPQFSVIGGRHIVGSNLEITVVDVPKTPVQPQPRQTSQRNTQSQKKGASQKSTSSKTNSKSENSRQNSASDSHKRNSSSTFNAAQLIIPNPYLSSTANGRKNVAELARVRSQQQQQQQQQQQQQPQQNHHQQQAQQNHQQQVQQQQQSVRQQHKKNVNSSEDSVSYLPPSVQGCSVSSYPPHAESVSGSTAKSPPYLPIVDPMYYQSVFGGRTPALFSAGLLPRVQSSASTPVFAPTAEQLQLYKELMNHHHGGLSLSQQIAATGNFLGLLRDGSTSITPVSPTQFPTFK